DNA sequence from the Salvia splendens isolate huo1 chromosome 19, SspV2, whole genome shotgun sequence genome:
CTCAGTAAGTAAGATAATTTAGTAGTTTAACAAACTTAAGCATTTGAACTACAACAAAGGGCTTATTCTGGTCAGCTGGGACCTGCaataaaatcacaaatgaaaataaaaatctaCCTGTCCAGATGCTTTATCTGCTGTTGCCCCTCCAGATGCCAAAGCTCGCTCGGCACAAATGTGAGCATGTGCAACATTCTCCACATAGGTAAAGTCATACATGTTCTTACCATCTCCAATGATGAACTGGACACTCCACACATCAAAGAAGTTAAcagattttgattttgagattttgataATTCATTATGAACTAAATGTCATTGCACACCAATGTAATATCAGATCAGTTTCAGAATCTGAGGATTACAGAAAAACGAATAAAAGATAGGCAATCCGCAGCAACATTTTTATATGAGCTAAAATGAATTCATGACCACAAACTTCTCAGTCCCAATGCTCAAGCAGAAGCAGGCTGTATAACAGAATTACTACAAAATGTAAACCCCAATACACAGAAATGAGTCACAGGGTTCCTTTTATTAGTCTCATGCATAATAAAGTTTCCGGTATCTAATCATGGAGGAGCAAGAATCGACATATGGATAGAAAAAGCCAGTACTTGTAGTTACCTTTAATTTCCCAGACCTTGCTGCAGAAACTAATGATGGAACAAACAACCTATCACCAGGGCCAAATATACTACTAGGTCGAATGCAGCATGTTAGAAGTCCGTTTGAACCATTTGAATGGATAACTAGGGATTCTCCTTCAGCTTTTGTGGCAGAGTACGAATCATAGTGCTGAAGATCAATACAATATTTCGAGATTTAGATATGGTTTAGATGAGTGTAACCCATGAAGTAGCCAAGCAATATCAAACTTCGGCATTCACAAGATTTGTTTGAATAAGGTATAAAAGACTAATCAGTCAGGGAGGGGGATGCATTCAtattattgaaataaagaaatgtTGTCAGCTATGATACAAATATCGCGTCTAGCTCAGAAATATCACACAGATAAAAAACCATTTCGAAAATGCATAACCCTTCCATTACCTTAGCAGGATAGGGTAATGATTCATTTCCATTAGATATTCCATGGACTCCATCAAAGACAACACTTGGGGAACTTGTATATACAAGCCTTTTAATTTTCAGCTTAGAACATGCATCAATAATGTTCTGGGTTCCTGTTAGACATGTATACAGACAAAGTTAAAGAGTACACGCGGCAGCTGTAGTGAAGAATTAGATGCATACAAGGAATACCCAAAAAACACTTACTTTTGCTAATGTACACAATGCccagaaaactaaccttgtacGTTGACAGAATAATGTATCCGATGGTTATTAATGGATGAATCCGGAGCAGCCATATGGAATACAACCACAACTCCTATGCAAGCTGCAATAGGGATGAAGCTGACTGGAATTATTCCAAACAACACTATATACtcaacttaaaaataaaataaactgaaGCCCAGTATGTCAACGAAGAAGTGTGCAAGGGATAAAAATGAATTACTACATGATAACAGATTCTTAGATGCGCATCACAAATTCTAGGCTTCTATGGTCTCACACAATCAGCCGTACAAGACTTCTAAAAGATGTAGGACAAGGGCATGACCATAACTATCTATTACTAACAAGTAACAACTTCTCAACAAGTAAACGGTATTAAATGTCAATGAATCACTTTCTATGTTAATGAAGAAATGCACAAGTAATAAAAAGAATTGCATCATAACAGATTCATAGCAAGCATATTCTATTTCCAAAGCTGAATGCTGCTGGATGTGCACTGTGCATCATTGATAAAAAAAGTTGGGAGTACACAATGTAGGATAAGAATTCCGTTGTGAACCAAGTAAACGGATGGTGATCAGCCGTGGAACTGAAAAGGAAAGCCATCCATTAGGAGAAGTTCGTTTGAACACAACAAAATCAACTTCTCATATTAAACTTCAGCATCAATCCACGCCCCATCAAATTCTTAATCCTGATAAAGTTTGACTCGTGATGTGTCATTACAAGGAGATAGAAATTGTCAACCAGCTCTAGTTCTCGACTTCTCGTCATATTCTACTTCACTTCAAACTTGCTTAATGGTTCATAAGACAATCCAACGACATCCATAATGATCGTAAGCTGGATAAACATGTGAAGCAAGCTCCAGTATTGCATATTTTTCAACTCAGCTAAATCATGCGAAGTCTGATGAACTACACTAGTCCATTCCAACAAAAtcataaacaaacaaataacCAACCCTTAAACGCTTGTGCTTTGTCGCGAAGATCTACAGACACGTAGTCGGCACGGCCAGACTTCAGAGCTTCGCCGAGAACCCCATTCTCCTCGTCGCTGTCGAGCTCGATGGTGGGCCACAAATCCGCAATGCGAACCGAATACATGCCGTATCTGATGAGCATCACCACCAGATGCCGCGCCGCAAATCCCCTGCCGCCGGTCACCACGCACCACTTCTCTTCGCCGCCCATTTTCCCGGCGCTGAGTACCAAAGCGACGTCGTATCAGCCGAAAACAGCTGGAATTAAAATGTGTAAACTGAATCATCAGTCAATTGCTGATAACGAACTAATCGAATTTGCATTGCTACTGAAATTGAAAGGGAAATTTGGATGGATGGCTGGAGATTTAACCTGGATCTTCGAACTGACAATGCGATCGATTGATTAACGAATTGAATTATGAAATTGAAACACAAAATTACACATTATcagaataaaaaattataatttgaaaGACTCAAACCATAACGTGGCCGTTCATCTCCCACaatcaatataaaaatttgGAATATACTGAAAAGGCGTGGGGAACATCATGAAAAtactttaaattataaaattaaacaatttccctCCATTTATCTCCtgcttaaatttgaaaataagaGTTCTATAAACAATCTGCAGTCCTTCCTCGAGCTCGAACACGTAATCAATGGCGCCCCCTTCCAAATCAAAATTCAACACTATTTCCCCATCCTCTTCAAAATTTCTCAATATCGCATTGGATGATGACGATTTCCAAGAATACCCTTCCCCATCTCCCTCCGCCGCTCCCAGAACCAGGTCAATCCTGCCGCTTAAACCAAGCAATTTGAGGGCTAATCGCCCATCGAAACCGCTGAAAAGACGGAAACCGGCGAATCTCGAGAAGGAAAATCGTAACTTTGCTGAAGCAGATTCAGATTTGGGTTGTGGGCTGGACTCAATCGAACCGACACTTGATTTGTTGAATGATAAAAGAGTTAGCTATTGCACTCGCGCTGATAATGTGGTTGAGTCGAGAAATTTAGAGCCAATCAGAGAAGATGATGAAGTAAACTGCCGCGAAGAAGCTTCGGAAGGAAGCTCGCGGCTCGATGTGCTGCTCAAGCTTTGTGCTGATGTGGATGAGACGGGTAGTGATGGCGCTGGCGATGATTTGAAATGTGATGTTGTGATTTCATGCCCTCTCTGTGGGGCTGATTTATCGGAGTTGAGCGATGATGAGAGGCAGATTCACACAAATGAGTGCCTGGATAATGTGGAGGCCCCTGCTGATGTGAGAAATTTTGCTTGTTTTCTTTGATTTGTGTAGCTTTTGTTATATATGTGTGCTGTTTTTTATGCAGTTTTGATGTGTTATATTTAGGTTTATTTGATCCTAATGTGTGGCTGTGCCAATCTAAAATGTGATTTATTGTGCCTTTGAAACCTGAGGTGGAAGAAATACTCGGTTTATGATGTTGTGGATGTGTTAGAGAGGTATCAACTTGCATTTGCAATATTCAGAATTCATAGTGGAGGTTGAGGCTGCTACTATAGTTGGATGGTCTAAGCTAACAGAAAACATGGCTTTGGGCGTAATAACTAAATCGAAAGGATTCTTATTTCATACACAAAATAGAGTTCAATGTATCATTAGGTGGCTTCTTATTGTAACATTTTGCAGGAAAAAGATGTTACGAATGAATTGGGTTCTAAGTTGGAGATACGGGTTCATATTTGGATCTGTTCCTCAATTGATAACTGCCATAGATATAGTTTTTATCTGAGATTAACATAATGTGTTTCAGGTGGCTGCCGGTGATGATGACGCAGGAGCTTATCGGTGTCCTGGCCAAGTACTCGATGGTTCTCCTCTAAAACCTGTGACAACTGATGTGGATGTTTCTCCAGTTGTAGAGTGGCTACGCAACTTGGGCCTTGGAAAATATGCAGAAATTTTTGTAAGACAAGAGATTGACTGGGATGCACTTCAAACACTGGAAGAAGAGGTTTGTACTGTTTCTTGATTGTAGCTGCTGGCATTTTTTATGCTTTGTGGTAGGGCCTTTATATGGTTCTTGCACTTGGGAATCACTGAATTATTAACTGCATTCTCTAGAAATTTGCTATAGGACAATTGTTTCTTTGGCATTATATAGATCAAATTATATAATGCAATGACAATGATAATGCAATGATACTAAATTGTAAAACTGTATTATGGCTATTGCACAAGAAATGTAACATTATGAAAAAGGCAGGACAGCGGGAATATAATTTGGAATTGTGCAATCAGTGTTAGTATAAATGTTCCTGCTAAAACATGAAACAAGCTGCCAAACGAAACCATCAAAGGGATTTCATAAATTCAAGTCTTCAGCTTCAAACTCATGTGTGAATCTGTGATGTAGTGCTGCATTAATATTTTGGAGATAATTTGACTTATCAGTGAAATTGATTCTCAATCTGTCAATCTGATGACATAATACATATGATTTTACAAACTTGTTTTttaatggagtagtatatatttcAACCTGCGGATATGCCTTCCAATATGCAAGAATAGATAAATTATACTATATGAACATATAATTTTTGTGCAGTAATGAAATAGTGTAAGCATGCTTAGGAATTTTAGTTTTTGATAGACAAGTACTCCTACCTTTTGCAACATGGGCTGATGCCATGCCCCATGCATTAGGTGCTTAGGCTTACCAAGTTGGTACCTATATGGATATTTCTTCATCATTTATACACTAAAGAATCAATTGTCTTATTGCAGGATCTGTGTCACATTGGCATTACAACACTTGGTCCAAGGAAAAAAATTCttcatgctctcagcaagctaaGGAGTGACTTGACCAGGACGGTGGAACCAAAGACAAATCCCTCAGGAAGTGTACCAGATGAAACTAAACTAGGCATGAACAAGTTAATAACAGATTTTTTTTCGGGTCCTCGCCCTGTTAAAAGAGCTGAAACTGGTACTAATGGACAAAGTAGTGTTCCGAGAAGTAAGGCAAATACTAGCAATACGAGAACAGAAAAGAAAGATCATCTAAGAAACGGGAAACAGAAAGATGTTCCTTCGTGGTGTGGCATTCCTGGTACACAATTTCATGTGGTAAGTTTTGCTTTCGACTTAGTTATTCTGCAATTCTTTTATTGATAGTTAGTATGAGTTGATAGTGTAGGTGAGATATTAATTTTGAGTTCATATTATAAATTCATCCTAATGTTAAGCTTCATATATTTTGCAGGATGGCTTTAAGTATCTAAGAAGGGATTGTTCTCATTATTTTCTCACTCACTTCCATTTAGATCGTAAGTCCTAGTGGATAAAGTTAAAGAAATATTAGTAGAATATGACATTGTTTGACTTGATTTAGCTTGTCAATTTCTGCACAATAGAAATGTCCAATTGTAAGTTATATGAATAGGGATACATGCGAAAAATACATATAGGTGAGAATCATAGTGCATTAGTGCTCATGCTGATGCATTAAGTATTATAAACTGCAAGAATCACCTTTAACTTGAAGCAAGCAAGGGTGATAAAATGAACAAGGCTTAGATGATTGAATGCTTGTCTGTTGAAAAATTTGAAGGACTCAAACAACCTTACGCCACCCActttattgaaatttgtaatTATTTGGAAGAAGGGGAGTTACTTAAGACATTATGTTGCCCTTCTATATGCAGATTATCAAGGACTTACGAAGTCCTTCAGTCATGGAGTGATATATTGCTCCCTAATTACAGCAAAGCTAGTCAATCTGAAACTTGGAATTCCATGGGCTAATATTCAAGTTTTGCCTCTCCGCGAAAAGATAAATATTGCAGGCACGAATATAACTTGCTTTGACGCTAATCACTGCCCTGGTGCGatcataatattatttgaaCCACCTAATGGTAAGGTGTGTACAAAAACTATTGAAAAACATCTCTTTTAGTTTTAGTGTTTCTCTAAGTTAGGTTCTATTCATATTGCAGCCTGTATTACACACTGGTGATTTTCGATTCTGTGAGGAAATGACAGAGCTGTTCAATTTTCAAGCTTGTCCAGTCCACACTCTCATCCTTGACACAACCTACTGCAATCCCCAGGTAATAGATGCTGAAAGCTAAGAACTATTTTTGTTCCTAATTATATGTATAGAGTCAATGTGGCTTCACATTTACTTGAACCCTTTTGTACTTTTCAAAGACGAGTATCATCTAGAAATATCGATATGTCAAACATAACATATGTTTCAGAAATTGATCCTTACCTCTAAGAATCTTCTCTGTGGCACATAGATCCCATTCATATCAGGGTCTTTTTTCATCCACCCACCTACTCTATTGCAACATGACGTGTGGGATTGTATTTGTACGTATCTTCTCCTAGCATTTGCTACTTCTATATCCTGGTAAAATGATGATTGCTTCTTGTCCACTTTTGTAGTATGACTTTCCGAAACAGGAGGCCATAATCCAGTTTGTCATTGATGCCATCCGAGCTGAAGCTTTCAACCCAAAGACCTTGTTTCTAATTGGCAGCTATACCATTGGTAGGTGTCTGTCTACAATAATACGAATTCAGCAAACAGTTATTTTGTCCATTTGTAACCTATGATCTCAACTCATCCAAATCACCAAATTGTGCCATACTTTGGTTTGAGACAGGAAAAGAAAGGGTGTTTCTAGAGGTTGCTAAAGCACTGCACAAGAAAGTCTACGTCACTGCTGCAAAACTACGAATCTTGGAATGTCTTGGATTCAAACAAGAAGATATGCAATGGTTCACCACAAATGAACAGGAGAGCCATATTCACGTCGTTCCCATGTGGAGTATTGCCAGTTTCAAGAGACTAGACCATATGGCTAAACATTACATGGTAGTGAAAATGGATCTCATAAATATTCAGCCTGTTTTAACACATGCTTATTCTTGCAGTTACACTTACATGAATATTTTCTTGAATGTTGTAGGGTCGGTTTAGTCTGATAGTTGCATTTTCGCCTACTGGTTGGTCATTCGGGAAAGGAAAGAAGTCGACTGGGAGAAGGTGGCAGAAGGGCACCATGATAAGGTCAGAATTTCGTACAAATCCATTCTGTTTGACAAAACATCTCGCATTCTAACTTGTGTTACGATGTTTTTATACTTGTTCAGATACGAGGTACCATACAGCGAACACAGCAGCTTCATGGAGCTGAAGGAGTTCGTAAAATTGATATCTCCTGCAAACATCATCCCGAGCGTGAACAATCACGGCCCAGATTCGCAGAATGCAATGGTATCCCAACTCTTGTCTTAACCAAACTCCAAAATCAATGTGGTAAGCAAACGCATATAAACATAAGTGCTGCATAATTATCCTACTTCATTGAAATACAGAGACATGTATATAATCAGTTAAAATCTACGTTGTTATCCTATCTAAATAAGGTACGTCGATGCcaacttagttttaatcaatatttaatagttgtTATCCTATCTAAATAAGGTATGTCGATGCCAACTTAGtgttaatcaatatttaatagttttaattataaatagatcatataacacgatttatgctgaaataaatatgcatctaatgtaagactaatataatatttgtttatttatttgaaaataatcaaaattaattagaaaatttcaacaaaaatactcctatataaaatttttagtagtatcaaatttttagtcaacgttataatatttaatcacaagcaattataacaactGAACTAAGGCTAAatagaatagctcttatttttccatcatgattaatattattttttttgtacttcttcaattcagctgaatattatattaaataacaaaaattaatagttttaatcaatatttagagtgtacataaattaataatattaattaaaataatttattgatatttaaaaatctaaattttaaatttaattttataaaattaaatctaatattgaaataaaaaaaaaaaagtgaaggatgacaaaaaggaagaagaagataattttgaataatatcagatttagtacattattgaaataatatcatattgaaacagttaaaatgtgagtgaaatgagttagtggaatgtatggtccacttaccaaatatagtaaaagcgAAATGAGTCATTTATTGGCGAAcgaacgaaaaaggaaaaatgagacatttaatggcggacggagggagtatttcctAAATAAGaaatgggtcatcttggttgggacagatgaaaaaggaaagtgagtcatcttcggtgggacgaaaggagtactagttttataattttaggctgccccaaaattagacaaagtctaaatAAGGAAAGTTTTTAGTCAATTACACACCACTAATAATGTGGGCCTTacaatccactaatactactCTCACtaccttctctctctctcactcacattcctctcttactttatcaattgcacattaaaatccatgtcaTTTATAagtttgtcaattttttttaggatAGAGGtagtattggttttataataaaatgtgagtataatgATTTAGGTGAATGGTGAGCTCTACTTACTTAGAATGAAAAAGGTAAATAAGACTTGTAAATAGTGAGTATTAAATAGTGAATTTACTTCAACCATTTATACTAAAATcaaacttaaaaaatattttttattcacttacttttatgttaaaaaatttgaaaaaatagttTAAGTGTGTTTTAGtgtaaatttaaaaatagattTATCTTGTTCAGAAACCTAAAATGGATACATTTTACACTACCATTAAAACTATTTTACTACTCTATTTTGATATTTAAAGTAATATTATTAGAGATGGTTGTAAAATTATTTCACTACTCTATTTTGATATTTAGTTGTAAACACGAAACACTAAATATACACAGTACAAGCTGGAATTTCTAGTGACATTGAGTCAATTACAACTAAAATAAAGAACAATGAAGtttgaaaatgaaatcaatCTAATTTTGAGCTTACGTGCTAGGCATTTCTGGTTCACATAAATATATCCTACTActctgaaataaaaaaaaattgtgcaaATGGATATAGTGCTATTTTGGAGTTAATATTTTTTAGATTGGTGGTTCAAAACAATTTCTAGGGAAATGCTGAATCTTTTTGTTCCATTGATCTTTGAGTATGATGTATAATTTCCATCGTAGCGGATTTAGGAGGAGAGTCTAAATGTTCCCTATAGACTATGGTATAAcagagtctcattattcacaaatctagTCTTAAtaaccgaactagagaccaaattagggcccttagatctaatttttaatggatgagatgagatgatgtAGTGAAAATTTTCGCATTGATTAGGTAGCCAAATTACTTCAACCGAGGGTATTTTTGTCAAATTACATttatagtttattacttcatccagtagatttattacttcattacaatagtttattacttcattccagtagattattacttcattccactttgaattttaatttgtttaacctttttacaaaatttaaagctAATAGACTATGTGAAGTGTTTTCAAAATGaagtatttattctttattattaTGTCAATGTTAATGAAGTTATAATCTCATTTAATAAGGTAATGGACTGAAGTAATAACTCAATTGAagttcaatgaagtaaaatcttaTTGTGATGAAGTGGTATACTTGTTGAATGAAATAAATGCACATATAAATGAAGTAGTGATCGCTCTTCCTCATATGCTCAAGAATCCCTTAAAGTAATAACCTAGTCGAATGAAGTGATaaaactatttgaatgaagtaatagaatagaataaaatgaagtaatgaTCTAGTCAAATGACGTAATATAGATAGTtaaataatgaagtagtaataATCTAggtgaatgaagtaataatgtaactgaatgaagtaatagttTAGTTGaatgaaataatatataaatctaaataacgatgatttttatatttttttcttctccaAATTCGTAGCCAATAACAGTACAAgttgaataaaataatgaagtACTAATCTAACATAATGAAGTAATATTCTAGTTGAATGAAGTAGTATAGAAATCTGAATAATGACGATTTCCGCACCAAAATGCCTTCAATCAACCGGGATAATTTCCACCAtaaattcttcaaaatcaatgACCAATTACTTCAATTTAAACACATCATTACATTGCATTGCGTTAGTTAACTAGGTATATTACTCTACCGCTACAGAATCTACAATTGGTAAGAATATGTTATTGATGAATACTACTCCAGCTTGCTAGATTTATACGAGATTCCAAAGCACATCATAAGAATCCATAGGTTTGTGTTTGTTCTGTTGAAGCAAAAAGGTAGGCAAACAGTGAAAAACCGTTCCTATTTACAGAGCTTGCTTCAACAGCCGCCAATTCACCACCGACAACGGCCTCGGCCTCCTAGTCGCAGTCGTCTTCT
Encoded proteins:
- the LOC121778524 gene encoding DNA cross-link repair 1A protein-like, which encodes MAPPSKSKFNTISPSSSKFLNIALDDDDFQEYPSPSPSAAPRTRSILPLKPSNLRANRPSKPLKRRKPANLEKENRNFAEADSDLGCGLDSIEPTLDLLNDKRVSYCTRADNVVESRNLEPIREDDEVNCREEASEGSSRLDVLLKLCADVDETGSDGAGDDLKCDVVISCPLCGADLSELSDDERQIHTNECLDNVEAPADVAAGDDDAGAYRCPGQVLDGSPLKPVTTDVDVSPVVEWLRNLGLGKYAEIFVRQEIDWDALQTLEEEDLCHIGITTLGPRKKILHALSKLRSDLTRTVEPKTNPSGSVPDETKLGMNKLITDFFSGPRPVKRAETGTNGQSSVPRSKANTSNTRTEKKDHLRNGKQKDVPSWCGIPGTQFHVDGFKYLRRDCSHYFLTHFHLDHYQGLTKSFSHGVIYCSLITAKLVNLKLGIPWANIQVLPLREKINIAGTNITCFDANHCPGAIIILFEPPNGKPVLHTGDFRFCEEMTELFNFQACPVHTLILDTTYCNPQYDFPKQEAIIQFVIDAIRAEAFNPKTLFLIGSYTIGKERVFLEVAKALHKKVYVTAAKLRILECLGFKQEDMQWFTTNEQESHIHVVPMWSIASFKRLDHMAKHYMGRFSLIVAFSPTGWSFGKGKKSTGRRWQKGTMIRYEVPYSEHSSFMELKEFVKLISPANIIPSVNNHGPDSQNAMVSQLLS